The Salvelinus namaycush isolate Seneca chromosome 1, SaNama_1.0, whole genome shotgun sequence genome has a window encoding:
- the LOC120048382 gene encoding immunoglobulin superfamily containing leucine-rich repeat protein 2-like, producing MSRSYAFFLSLWSSVIGVGHGCPELCDCSDKYGRHFAECSYKDLVDIPEKLPPNVTTLSLSANKISLVESGSFDNVTQVTSLWMAHNEIVTIEVGALAPLVQLRNFDVSHNKMVDFPWEDLHNLTALQLLKMNHNEMVSLPKDSFSNLKDLRSLRLNNNRFTTIAEGTFDSLISLSHLQLYNNPFTCHCKMDWLRDWILKTTVSVPEQNSIVCDSPEQLRGAVIVKLSESKCMAPNVSITPEPNVQNTTLYEGTVLILNCEIKGNPKPDVIWKIHTNRQSVEYPLSTKDKELAESNESNEDSKTADNPFEMFHNGTLVIPRLSKKDNGNYSCSATNEFGKDDDSLSIVVVVPKPPPPQPVGKVIDPPVIINGEKIPSVLQPVIKTSSNNPFKPFNIPHLEGKYNIFPTLPPIEVDTERTKQVPKYPSRATSKCTLTSETQYISNQAFNISLEDVRQYTFDFGVIALDVSETEAKVRLNPLLLPKDNTDIRLSASEGFHSVNKEPPNQSEVTKRAQVDSGLYLCVTSDHRHSAIQWSRMEDGVNTYLFQDLRPGANYSLCLTYTGEDCEVQVLFATRKRVPNLLIIIVVSICLLTVSTVPLLGATCFHLVYKYRNKTYKLIMKAKDHQHHMERNLVVNFNLRNSYAESQTQITASEMGEGEDGESESGGEREKDVEGSVVTESFTLSQYRGNLDECEMGSEFSDRLPLGAEAVNISGQYKEPHH from the coding sequence ATGTCTCGTTCCTACGCGTTCTTCCTCTCCTTATGGAGCTCTGTTATTGGAGTCGGACACGGCTGCCCTGAACTATGCGACTGCTCCGACAAATACGGACGCCACTTCGCTGAATGCTCCTACAAAGACTTGGTTGACATCCCTGAAAAGTTGCCCCCCAACGTGACCACTCTGAGTCTCTCTGCCAACAAAATATCTTTGGTGGAGTCGGGCAGCTTCGACAACGTGACCCAAGTCACGTCCTTATGGATGGCCCATAACGAGATAGTCACCATCGAAGTGGGCGCCCTGGCTCCCCTGGTCCAGCTGAGGAACTTTGATGTCAGTCACAACAAGATGGTGGACTTCCCTTGGGAGGATCTCCATAACCTCACAGCCCTGCAGCTGCTGAAGATGAACCACAATGAGATGGTCAGTCTGCCTAAAGACTCCTTCTCTAACCTCAAGGACCTGAGGTCTCTCCGCCTCAACAACAACAGGTTCACCACTATAGCGGAGGGGACGTTCGACAGCCTGATCTCCCTGTCTCATCTACAGCTGTATAACAACCCATTCACATGCCACTGTAAGATGGACTGGCTGAGGGACTGGATTCTGAAGACCACCGTATCGGTCCCAGAACAGAACTCGATTGTCTGTGACAGTCCAGAGCAGTTGAGAGGAGCGGTGATCGTGAAACTGTCTGAGTCAAAGTGCATGGCCCCTAATGTTAGCATAACGCCCGAGCCTAACGTTCAGAATACAACACTCTATGAAGGCACAGTGTTGATCCTGAACTGTGAGATCAAAGGGAACCCAAAGCCAGACGTTATCTGGAAAATCCACACAAACCGTCAAAGTGTAGAGTACCCTCTGTCCACCAAAGATAAAGAATTAGCAGAATCCAATGAATCTAACGAGGATTCTAAAACGGCAGACAATCCATTCGAAATGTTCCATAACGGCACTCTAGTCATACCGCGCCTTAGTAAAAAGGACAATGGCAACTACAGCTGTTCCGCCACCAATGAGTTTGGTAAAGATGACGATTCACTAtcaatagtagtggtagtaccaAAACCACCACCACCTCAACCTGTTGGAAAAGTCATTGACCCACCAGTTATTATTAATGGGGAGAAAATCCCCTCAGTACTTCAACCTGTGATCAAAACCTCCAGTAATAACCCTTTTAAACCATTCAATATTCCCCATTTGGAGGGAAAGTACAATATCTTCCCAACCCTTCCTCCCATTGAAGTTGACACTGAGCGTACAAAGCAAGTGCCCAAATATCCGTCCCGTGCAACTAGCAAATGTACCTTGACCAGTGAGACACAGTACATCTCTAACCAGGCGTTCAATATAAGCCTGGAAGATGTCAGGCAGTATACCTTTGACTTTGGAGTCATAGCCTTAGACGTGTCAGAGACTGAGGCTAAAGTTAGACtcaatcctctcctcctccctaaaGACAACACAGACATCCGTCTCAGCGCCTCAGAAGGGTTCCATTCCGTCAACAAAGAGCCTCCCAACCAATCAGAGGTAACCAAGAGAGCCCAGGTGGACTCAGGGCTGTATCTGTGTGTCACCTCAGACCACAGACACTCAGCCATCCAGTGGTCCAGGATGGAAGATGGCGTCAACACCTATCTGTTCCAGGACCTACGCCCCGGCGCCAACTACTCCCTCTGTCTCACCTACACAGGAGAGGACTGTGAGGTGCAGGTCCTCTTCGCCACCAGGAAGAGAGTTCCTAACCTGTTGATCATTATAGTCGTCAgtatctgtctcctcaccgtctCCACCGTGCCCCTGCTGGGGGCCACCTGCTTCCACCTGGTCTACAAATACAGGAACAAGACCTACAAGCTCATCATGAAGGCTAAAGACCACCAGCATCACATGGAGAGAAACCTAGTGGTCAACTTCAACCTGAGGAACTCGTACGCCGAGTCACAGACGCAGATCACAGCCAgcgagatgggggagggagaggacggGGAGtcggagagtgggggagagagagagaaagac